One genomic segment of Rhizobium viscosum includes these proteins:
- a CDS encoding M3 family oligoendopeptidase produces the protein MRHMLAHADLHLSATAPAAASDPALGDLPSWRLQDLYPSATSTAFVADMEKAGKAASAFEDKWKGKLAEAAAKNGEEGIGQALKEYEALDDIMGRLGSFAGLTYFSDTSNPANGKLYGDVQAKLTDYSGRLLFFALELNRIDDPVIDACMANDPLAGHYRPWLVDLRKDKPYQLEDQLEQLFLEKSMTSAAAFNRLFDETMAELRFEIDGEKLPLEVALNMLQEKDPDVRRKAAMALAETFKTNIRIFTLITNTLAKDKDISDRWRSFEDIADSRHLANRVEREVVDALAAAVKEAYPRLSHRYYKMKAKWLGMEQMNFWDRNAPLPETSGAIISWTEARDTVLSAYGNFAPEMAEIAKRFFDEQWIDAPVRPGKAPGAFAHPTVPSAHPYVLVNYMGKPRDVMTLAHELGHGVHQVLAGAQGALMCQTPLTLAETASVFGEMLTFRALLNRTTDKRERKAMLAQKVEDMINTVVRQIAFYEFERKVHTARKAGELTADDIGELWLSVQSESLGPAIRISEGYETYWAYIPHFIHSPFYVYAYAFGDCLVNSLYAVYQKAEKGFQDKYFEMLKAGGTKHHSELLKPFGLDATDPSFWSKGLSMIEGLIDELEALDKA, from the coding sequence ATGAGACATATGCTTGCGCATGCCGATCTTCACCTTTCGGCAACGGCTCCCGCTGCAGCATCAGATCCGGCTCTGGGCGACCTTCCTTCCTGGCGGCTGCAGGATCTCTACCCCTCGGCCACCTCCACCGCCTTCGTCGCCGATATGGAAAAGGCCGGCAAGGCCGCTTCCGCTTTCGAAGACAAATGGAAGGGCAAACTTGCCGAAGCAGCCGCGAAGAACGGCGAGGAAGGCATCGGCCAGGCGCTGAAGGAATATGAGGCGCTCGACGATATCATGGGCCGCCTCGGCTCTTTCGCCGGTCTTACCTATTTCTCGGATACGTCCAACCCGGCAAACGGCAAGCTCTATGGCGATGTCCAGGCCAAGCTTACCGACTATTCCGGCCGTCTGTTGTTCTTCGCTCTCGAACTCAACCGTATCGACGATCCAGTGATCGATGCCTGCATGGCGAACGATCCGCTTGCCGGCCATTACCGCCCCTGGCTGGTCGACCTGCGCAAGGACAAGCCCTACCAGCTCGAAGATCAGCTCGAGCAGCTCTTCCTCGAAAAGTCGATGACATCCGCTGCCGCCTTCAACCGTCTCTTCGATGAGACGATGGCGGAGCTGCGCTTCGAGATCGACGGCGAGAAGCTACCGCTCGAAGTGGCATTGAACATGCTGCAGGAAAAGGATCCGGACGTGCGCCGCAAGGCGGCAATGGCGCTCGCGGAAACCTTCAAGACCAACATCCGCATCTTTACGCTCATCACCAATACGCTCGCCAAGGACAAGGATATCTCCGATCGCTGGCGCAGCTTCGAAGACATTGCCGACAGCCGCCATCTGGCGAACCGCGTCGAGCGCGAAGTGGTCGATGCACTTGCTGCGGCGGTGAAGGAAGCCTATCCGCGTCTTTCGCATCGCTATTACAAGATGAAGGCGAAATGGCTCGGCATGGAGCAGATGAATTTCTGGGATCGCAATGCGCCGCTTCCGGAAACCTCTGGTGCCATCATTTCCTGGACTGAAGCCAGGGACACGGTGCTGTCCGCCTATGGCAATTTCGCGCCGGAAATGGCTGAAATCGCCAAGCGCTTCTTTGACGAACAGTGGATCGACGCCCCCGTGCGCCCCGGCAAGGCGCCCGGCGCTTTTGCGCATCCAACCGTTCCATCGGCCCATCCCTATGTGCTCGTCAATTACATGGGCAAACCACGCGATGTGATGACGCTCGCCCATGAGCTCGGCCACGGCGTTCATCAGGTTCTTGCCGGCGCGCAAGGCGCCCTCATGTGCCAGACACCGCTGACACTTGCCGAAACAGCTTCCGTCTTCGGCGAGATGCTGACCTTCCGCGCGCTGCTCAACCGGACGACCGACAAGCGCGAACGCAAGGCCATGCTTGCCCAGAAGGTCGAGGACATGATCAATACGGTCGTGCGCCAGATCGCCTTCTACGAGTTCGAACGCAAGGTTCATACCGCCCGCAAGGCCGGCGAACTGACCGCCGACGACATCGGCGAACTTTGGCTTTCCGTCCAGTCCGAAAGCCTTGGCCCGGCGATCAGGATTTCCGAGGGTTATGAGACCTACTGGGCCTATATCCCCCACTTCATCCATTCGCCCTTCTATGTTTACGCCTATGCTTTCGGCGACTGCCTGGTGAACTCGCTCTATGCCGTCTATCAGAAAGCCGAGAAGGGCTTTCAGGACAAGTATTTCGAGATGTTGAAGGCTGGCGGCACCAAGCATCATTCCGAACTGCTGAAGCCGTTTGGCCTGGATGCAACCGATCCTTCCTTCTGGAGCAAGGGCCTGTCGATGATTGAAGGCCTGATCGACGAACTCGAGGCACTGGACAAGGCATAA
- a CDS encoding sigma-54-dependent transcriptional regulator: MTGYNELKGAGQILVVEDDPVQRRLLKNAIERSGHVVHQAENGRIGLEMVKRDPGLFNVIVLDLMMPEMTGLEFLEALHDFGTQIPVIVQTGQGGIETVVQAMRAGAFDFVVKPVSPERINTSISNAMKLDQREVKARTGRRSRSGSVGFDDIVSASPAMIRVIDLAQRASQSNIPVVLEGESGVGKELVARAIQSGGDRATKPFVTVNCGAIPHNLVESILFGHEKGAFTGATEKHIGKFMEADGGTIFLDEIGDLPLEVQVKLLRAVQQGEIETVGARTAHKVNVRLISATNKDLIEEVKNGHFREDLYYRLNVFPITIPALRKRKEDIPHLVRVFADRFSSEQKNGRRMTVNAGALALLTAYDWPGNIRQLENAIFRAVVLAEGPELTEADFPQIAAQLPNYEVVDHLALVANNSHLDPDAEFPEDYQAESVAETIRRGAEASDNAISSVNQSGDVRRLADVEEELIRFALKFYRGQMSQVARKLGIGRSTLYRKLKDYGIDPDNPQKDAA; encoded by the coding sequence ATGACCGGTTACAATGAGCTCAAAGGGGCAGGGCAGATCCTTGTGGTCGAGGACGATCCCGTGCAGCGCCGTCTGCTCAAGAACGCGATCGAGCGTAGCGGCCATGTGGTGCATCAGGCCGAAAACGGCCGCATCGGGCTGGAGATGGTGAAGCGCGATCCCGGCCTTTTCAATGTCATCGTGCTCGATTTGATGATGCCGGAAATGACCGGCCTCGAATTTCTCGAAGCACTGCATGATTTCGGCACCCAGATTCCTGTTATCGTCCAGACGGGACAGGGCGGCATCGAAACGGTCGTGCAGGCCATGCGCGCTGGCGCCTTCGATTTCGTCGTCAAGCCGGTTTCTCCGGAGCGCATCAATACGTCTATCTCCAATGCCATGAAGCTCGACCAGCGTGAGGTGAAGGCCCGTACCGGCCGCCGTTCACGCTCGGGTTCCGTCGGCTTCGACGACATCGTTTCGGCAAGCCCGGCGATGATCCGCGTCATCGATCTGGCGCAGCGCGCCTCGCAGTCCAATATCCCGGTCGTCCTCGAAGGCGAATCGGGTGTCGGCAAGGAGTTGGTGGCGCGCGCCATCCAGTCAGGGGGCGATCGGGCCACCAAGCCGTTCGTGACGGTCAATTGCGGCGCCATTCCGCACAATCTCGTCGAAAGCATCCTCTTCGGTCACGAAAAGGGTGCGTTTACCGGCGCGACCGAAAAGCATATCGGCAAGTTCATGGAAGCCGATGGCGGCACCATCTTCCTCGACGAGATCGGCGACCTCCCGCTCGAAGTGCAGGTGAAGCTGCTGCGCGCCGTTCAACAGGGCGAGATCGAGACCGTCGGTGCGCGCACTGCGCACAAGGTCAATGTTCGCCTCATCTCGGCGACGAACAAGGATCTGATCGAAGAGGTCAAGAACGGCCACTTCCGCGAAGACCTCTACTATCGCCTGAACGTCTTCCCGATCACTATTCCGGCGTTGCGCAAGCGCAAGGAAGACATTCCGCATCTGGTGCGCGTCTTTGCCGACCGCTTCTCCAGCGAGCAGAAGAACGGCCGCCGCATGACGGTCAATGCCGGTGCGCTGGCATTGCTGACTGCCTATGACTGGCCGGGCAATATCCGCCAGCTCGAAAACGCGATCTTCCGCGCCGTCGTGCTTGCTGAAGGTCCGGAGCTGACTGAGGCGGACTTCCCGCAGATCGCTGCGCAGCTTCCGAACTACGAGGTCGTTGATCATCTGGCGCTCGTTGCCAACAATTCGCACCTCGATCCGGACGCGGAATTCCCCGAGGACTATCAGGCGGAATCCGTCGCCGAGACGATACGCCGCGGGGCCGAGGCTTCCGACAACGCGATATCGAGCGTCAATCAGTCTGGTGATGTTCGGCGTCTCGCCGATGTCGAGGAAGAACTGATTCGTTTTGCCTTGAAATTCTACCGAGGGCAAATGAGTCAAGTGGCAAGAAAGCTAGGTATCGGGCGATCCACACTTTATAGAAAGCTCAAGGATTACGGTATCGACCCCGATAATCCTCAGAAAGATGCGGCGTAA
- a CDS encoding DUF882 domain-containing protein, whose product MPNLNGNTKLSRLSWRLSCAKIGGKAIRTAAAALIALAVSSPVFVSTPSQAAGDTRSLKLYFIHTGEKAVITYKRNGRFDPKGLEQLNRFLRDWRKNQPTKMDPRLFDLIWEVYRQSGSRDYINVVCGFRSPATNEMLRGRSRKSGVAEKSQHMLGKAMDFFIPDVKLATLRGIGMKMQVGGVGFYPKSGSPFVHMDVGGVRAWPRMSRDELVRLFPDGNTIHIPADGKPLPGYQQAMADYKRRMANGSQIMMASAGASVSDDEPRKQKTLFAYLFGGGADEEEDNSEDSTPVAVAKATPPKAEAVPAADEPQPQTEVASVNAPVPQVRPAFSNQLAGNEVANALVPPSAGNAAQQALAAMPAGQPQEPEHFADLSGYSIPVPSLLGQRRAPGDAELASVDPGLMSTSVPTPAERPAVAENLLAAQNADPDAGEDEADQDTLSPAMAAALAKQQDQSGGVDVAMNAPSEPQTVEQAINAAAPKNPSALDKPPLQLAALAPMTKSASFAAPPVAPKPVAVNSPVAQGLPTKGGRPTKQEAEVADESRQTVRTEPKLTQKMISQWALTNARLEMASKKVQAPRFVSQELRAQPTSVYAEGFQKTASIDPGRFSGTAVNFMEVRKFNTR is encoded by the coding sequence TTGCCGAATCTGAATGGGAATACCAAGCTTTCGCGCTTGAGTTGGCGCTTGTCGTGCGCCAAGATTGGCGGAAAGGCAATTAGGACGGCAGCGGCCGCCCTCATTGCACTCGCGGTTTCCTCACCGGTATTCGTTAGCACGCCGTCTCAGGCAGCGGGGGACACCCGCAGCCTGAAGCTCTATTTCATTCATACCGGCGAAAAGGCCGTCATCACCTATAAGCGAAACGGCAGGTTCGACCCCAAGGGTCTTGAGCAGCTCAACCGTTTTCTGCGTGACTGGCGCAAGAATCAGCCGACGAAGATGGATCCGCGCCTCTTCGACCTCATCTGGGAAGTCTACCGCCAGTCCGGCTCCAGGGATTACATCAACGTCGTCTGCGGTTTCCGCTCGCCGGCTACCAACGAGATGCTGCGCGGTCGTTCGCGCAAGTCCGGTGTCGCCGAAAAGAGCCAGCATATGCTCGGCAAGGCGATGGACTTCTTCATTCCGGACGTGAAGCTCGCCACGCTGCGCGGTATCGGCATGAAGATGCAGGTCGGCGGCGTCGGTTTCTACCCGAAGTCCGGTTCGCCCTTCGTGCATATGGATGTTGGCGGCGTTCGCGCCTGGCCGCGCATGAGCCGCGACGAGCTGGTCAGGCTCTTCCCTGACGGCAATACCATTCATATTCCCGCCGATGGCAAGCCGCTGCCGGGCTACCAGCAGGCAATGGCCGATTACAAGCGCCGCATGGCGAACGGCAGCCAGATCATGATGGCCAGCGCCGGCGCTTCAGTTTCCGATGACGAACCTCGCAAGCAGAAGACGCTGTTTGCCTACCTCTTTGGCGGTGGCGCCGACGAGGAAGAGGATAATTCCGAGGATAGCACACCGGTTGCTGTCGCAAAGGCAACGCCGCCGAAGGCTGAGGCTGTCCCGGCAGCTGATGAACCTCAGCCGCAGACCGAAGTTGCAAGCGTCAATGCACCGGTGCCGCAGGTTCGCCCGGCCTTTAGCAATCAGCTTGCCGGCAACGAGGTTGCCAATGCCCTGGTGCCGCCATCTGCAGGCAACGCCGCCCAGCAGGCCCTTGCTGCCATGCCGGCTGGCCAGCCGCAGGAACCTGAGCATTTTGCCGATCTCAGTGGTTACAGCATTCCGGTTCCGTCGCTCCTCGGGCAGCGTCGTGCCCCGGGTGATGCCGAACTTGCCTCTGTTGATCCGGGCCTGATGTCGACGAGCGTTCCGACCCCAGCCGAACGTCCGGCCGTTGCCGAAAACCTGCTTGCTGCGCAGAATGCCGATCCTGACGCAGGTGAAGACGAAGCTGATCAGGATACGCTTTCGCCCGCCATGGCGGCAGCACTTGCAAAGCAGCAGGATCAGAGCGGTGGCGTTGATGTCGCTATGAACGCACCTTCTGAGCCGCAGACCGTGGAGCAGGCAATCAACGCCGCCGCGCCGAAGAACCCGTCGGCACTCGACAAGCCGCCGCTGCAGCTTGCAGCACTTGCCCCGATGACGAAGTCCGCAAGCTTTGCTGCTCCTCCCGTGGCGCCGAAGCCTGTCGCCGTCAACAGCCCGGTCGCGCAGGGCTTGCCCACAAAGGGTGGTCGTCCGACGAAGCAGGAAGCGGAAGTTGCCGACGAAAGCCGCCAGACGGTTCGTACAGAGCCGAAGCTGACGCAGAAGATGATCTCACAGTGGGCTCTTACCAATGCCCGCCTGGAAATGGCGTCCAAGAAGGTGCAGGCACCGCGCTTCGTCAGCCAGGAGCTGCGCGCCCAGCCAACCTCGGTTTATGCCGAAGGCTTCCAGAAGACTGCTTCGATCGACCCAGGTCGCTTCAGCGGCACCGCCGTCAATTTCATGGAAGTGCGCAAGTTCAACACGCGCTGA
- a CDS encoding DUF2312 domain-containing protein, producing MSDAHGVARDQLRAFVERIERLEEEKKTIADDIKDVYGEAKGMGFDTKILKKVVALRKKDEQERMEEDAILDTYLHALGMIESPPEG from the coding sequence ATGTCTGATGCACATGGCGTCGCCCGCGATCAGCTTCGCGCTTTTGTCGAGCGCATTGAACGCCTGGAAGAAGAAAAGAAGACCATCGCCGACGACATCAAGGACGTCTATGGCGAAGCCAAGGGCATGGGCTTCGACACCAAGATCCTCAAGAAGGTCGTTGCGCTGCGCAAGAAGGACGAGCAGGAGCGCATGGAAGAGGATGCGATCCTCGATACCTACCTGCATGCCCTCGGCATGATCGAATCCCCGCCGGAAGGCTGA
- a CDS encoding DUF1244 domain-containing protein — MTTLSKKQQTEFEAAAFRRLVAHLRERTDVQNIDLMNLAGFCRNCLSNWYREAAEAEGVPITKDESREIVYGMPYEDWKNIHQTEASPVQKAAFEVNNPHK; from the coding sequence ATGACCACGCTCAGCAAAAAACAGCAGACGGAGTTCGAGGCAGCCGCCTTCCGCCGGCTCGTTGCGCATCTTCGGGAACGAACCGACGTGCAGAACATCGATCTGATGAATCTCGCCGGCTTTTGCCGCAACTGCCTGTCCAACTGGTACCGCGAAGCTGCGGAAGCCGAAGGCGTTCCTATAACAAAGGACGAATCGCGCGAGATCGTCTACGGCATGCCCTACGAAGACTGGAAGAACATCCACCAGACGGAAGCATCGCCTGTGCAAAAGGCAGCTTTTGAGGTGAACAACCCGCACAAATAG
- a CDS encoding N-formylglutamate amidohydrolase, with product MDHFQSFEILSGQHDKGMVILGDHAMNRLPERYGRLGLPESAFSRHIAYDIGIQGLARKLCAKLDVPGVLGGFSRLLIDPNRGEDDPTLIMKISDGAIIPGNHPITEEEWNYRIETFHRPYHNAVSETIDRVANATGKAPLVLSLHSFTPAWKSVPRPWHAAVLWDSDHRAVAPLLERLRVDPDLVVGDNEPYDGALKGDTMYRHCMMTGIPHALLEIRQDLIGNEAGIEEWAARLAPVFAEMNADPALHAYSVHTSRTGPY from the coding sequence ATGGATCACTTCCAATCCTTCGAAATCCTATCTGGCCAACATGACAAAGGCATGGTGATCCTCGGCGATCATGCCATGAACCGTCTGCCCGAACGATATGGCCGGCTCGGCCTGCCGGAAAGTGCTTTCTCCAGGCACATTGCCTATGACATCGGCATTCAGGGCCTGGCGCGCAAGCTGTGTGCAAAACTGGACGTACCGGGCGTGCTCGGCGGTTTTTCCCGCCTGCTGATCGATCCGAACAGAGGCGAGGACGACCCGACGCTGATCATGAAAATCTCCGACGGCGCCATCATCCCCGGAAACCATCCGATTACTGAGGAGGAATGGAACTACCGGATCGAAACCTTCCACAGACCCTATCACAATGCCGTGTCGGAGACGATCGACAGGGTGGCGAACGCGACCGGCAAAGCGCCGCTGGTCCTCTCCCTCCACTCCTTTACACCTGCCTGGAAGAGCGTTCCCCGCCCCTGGCATGCGGCGGTGCTCTGGGACAGCGACCACCGCGCCGTCGCACCATTGCTTGAAAGACTGCGGGTCGATCCTGATCTCGTCGTCGGGGACAACGAACCCTATGATGGCGCCCTGAAGGGTGACACCATGTATCGTCATTGCATGATGACGGGCATCCCGCACGCACTTCTGGAAATACGCCAGGACCTCATCGGCAACGAGGCCGGTATCGAGGAATGGGCGGCGCGCCTGGCACCCGTCTTTGCGGAGATGAACGCCGATCCGGCTCTGCATGCATACAGCGTGCACACTTCGCGAACCGGCCCCTATTGA
- a CDS encoding DUF1036 domain-containing protein encodes MIQAAPSFLTRSGPLARLALFALAAVSPFFIADAARADFRVCNGTQNLVGVAIGYRAKDGWVTEGWWQVPATTCATLIEGELQSRYYYLYAEDAARGGRWTGDVQMCVAENEFKITGVQDCYARGYQKMGFKEYDTGRQGSWMVQLSDTPGTQESQN; translated from the coding sequence TTGATCCAAGCCGCGCCAAGTTTCCTCACGCGGTCCGGGCCGCTTGCCCGTCTCGCATTGTTCGCTCTTGCAGCCGTCTCGCCGTTCTTCATTGCCGATGCCGCGCGTGCGGATTTCCGTGTATGCAACGGTACGCAAAATCTGGTTGGCGTTGCGATCGGATATAGAGCGAAGGACGGCTGGGTTACGGAGGGTTGGTGGCAGGTGCCGGCAACGACCTGCGCCACGCTGATCGAGGGAGAGTTGCAGTCGCGTTATTATTACCTCTACGCAGAAGACGCCGCCCGGGGAGGCCGATGGACGGGTGACGTGCAGATGTGCGTGGCGGAAAACGAATTCAAGATCACGGGTGTGCAGGACTGCTATGCCCGGGGTTATCAGAAAATGGGATTCAAGGAATATGATACGGGCCGCCAGGGAAGCTGGATGGTTCAACTCTCCGACACCCCAGGGACGCAAGAAAGCCAGAATTGA
- the pyk gene encoding pyruvate kinase gives MKRNRKVKILATLGPASSEESMIEKLHQAGADIFRINMSHASHDVMRTLVQRIRAVEARSGRPIGILADLQGPKLRVGKFTDVKVELKPGQTFTLDNNDTPGDNTRVYLPHPEILEAVQPGHRLLIDDGKLALRAEKCDGKSIVTTVIAGTSISDRKGVSLPDTLLGVGALTDKDRADLDAVLATDDVDWVALSFVQRPDDLAEVRKIARGRVGLMSKIEKPQALERIEEIIELSDALMVARGDLGVEMPLEAVPGIQKQLIRACRRSGKPVIVATQMLESMISSPVPTRAEVSDVSIAVFEGADAIMLSAESASGTYPVEAVSMMASIASTVEKDPHYPGIIYAQRAQPEATGADAISLAARQIAETLKLSAIVCYTSSGTTGLRASRERPQVPIIALSPIIKTARRLSVVWGMHCVVTHDATDLDDMVNRACRIVAAEGFGKPGDRIIISAGVPLGTPGATNMLRIAYIGSDGQSGI, from the coding sequence ATGAAGCGTAACCGCAAAGTTAAAATCCTCGCCACCCTCGGCCCCGCCTCCTCCGAGGAGTCGATGATCGAGAAGCTGCACCAGGCGGGTGCGGATATCTTCCGCATCAACATGAGCCATGCGAGCCATGACGTGATGCGCACGCTCGTGCAGCGCATTCGCGCCGTCGAAGCCCGCTCGGGCCGGCCGATCGGCATTCTGGCCGACCTGCAGGGTCCCAAGCTTCGCGTCGGCAAGTTCACCGATGTGAAGGTCGAGCTGAAGCCTGGCCAGACCTTTACGCTGGATAATAACGACACCCCCGGCGACAACACCCGCGTTTACCTGCCGCATCCTGAAATTCTCGAAGCCGTTCAGCCGGGCCATCGCCTGCTGATCGATGATGGGAAGCTCGCTCTGCGCGCAGAAAAGTGCGACGGCAAGAGCATCGTCACGACCGTTATCGCCGGTACCAGCATTTCCGACCGCAAGGGTGTCAGCCTGCCGGATACACTGCTTGGCGTCGGCGCGCTGACGGACAAGGACCGTGCCGACCTCGATGCGGTTCTGGCGACCGACGATGTCGACTGGGTGGCGCTCTCCTTCGTGCAGCGCCCGGATGACCTTGCCGAAGTGCGCAAGATCGCCCGCGGACGCGTCGGCCTGATGTCGAAGATCGAGAAGCCGCAGGCTCTGGAACGTATCGAGGAAATCATCGAACTTTCCGACGCGCTGATGGTCGCCCGCGGCGACCTCGGTGTCGAAATGCCGCTCGAAGCTGTTCCGGGTATTCAGAAGCAACTTATCCGCGCTTGCCGCCGTTCGGGCAAGCCTGTCATCGTCGCCACGCAGATGCTGGAATCGATGATCTCCTCGCCGGTTCCGACCCGCGCCGAAGTATCTGATGTTTCCATCGCTGTCTTCGAAGGCGCTGACGCAATCATGCTGTCGGCCGAATCGGCTTCCGGCACCTATCCGGTCGAAGCCGTTTCGATGATGGCCTCGATTGCAAGCACGGTGGAGAAGGATCCGCACTATCCGGGCATCATCTATGCGCAGCGCGCCCAGCCGGAAGCAACCGGCGCCGACGCCATCTCGCTTGCTGCCCGCCAGATCGCCGAGACGCTGAAGCTGTCGGCCATCGTCTGTTATACTTCTTCCGGCACGACCGGCCTGCGCGCCTCGCGCGAGCGTCCGCAGGTGCCGATCATCGCTCTGTCGCCGATCATCAAGACGGCGCGCCGTCTGTCGGTCGTCTGGGGCATGCATTGCGTCGTCACGCATGACGCGACCGACCTCGACGACATGGTCAACCGCGCCTGCCGCATCGTAGCCGCAGAAGGTTTCGGCAAGCCCGGTGATCGCATCATCATCTCTGCAGGCGTGCCGCTCGGTACGCCGGGCGCGACCAACATGCTGCGCATCGCCTATATCGGCTCCGACGGCCAGAGCGGCATCTGA
- a CDS encoding DUF4865 family protein has product MIAMQYSFTLPADYDMEIIDRRIRDKGPAMDGFLHLGFKAFLSARRGEFGSRENLYSPFYLWDQPEGASNFICAPGFAALTDAFGRPRIRHWIVWHAHVSPDLAGAGFAYSEHLPIEPHVSLPDLRLQEVDLAKQEAGGKHLLARITAFDPHDWTMVRFGLSAEALPASGTDQIYRVGHLSCG; this is encoded by the coding sequence ATGATAGCCATGCAATATTCCTTCACCTTGCCTGCCGATTACGACATGGAGATCATTGATCGCCGCATCCGCGACAAAGGGCCGGCGATGGATGGCTTCCTGCATCTCGGTTTCAAGGCATTTTTGAGCGCACGCCGAGGTGAATTCGGCAGCCGGGAAAATCTGTATTCGCCCTTTTATCTCTGGGATCAGCCGGAAGGCGCCAGCAATTTCATCTGCGCCCCCGGCTTTGCCGCGCTGACAGACGCCTTCGGCCGGCCGCGCATTCGCCATTGGATCGTCTGGCATGCGCATGTCTCACCGGATCTCGCCGGCGCCGGCTTTGCTTACAGCGAACATCTCCCTATCGAACCGCATGTCTCTCTGCCCGACTTACGGCTGCAAGAGGTTGACCTGGCAAAGCAGGAAGCCGGCGGCAAACATCTGCTCGCCCGCATTACCGCCTTTGATCCGCATGACTGGACGATGGTCCGCTTTGGCCTCAGTGCGGAAGCCCTGCCCGCGTCAGGCACCGATCAGATTTATCGCGTCGGTCACCTCTCCTGCGGCTAA
- a CDS encoding cupin domain-containing protein: protein MSTANPRIMTIRRPGSAVRSPEGISNAPFWVEMLLDSEIDGENTAMRATLDPGTVTHWHTHPRGQLLYVLSGVGLVQRKGEPVEEVRTGDAIWFAPDELHWHGATAHSPFSYLSIQGFEKGRFVDWSDREKTKP, encoded by the coding sequence ATGAGCACGGCCAATCCGAGGATAATGACGATCCGCCGTCCCGGCAGTGCCGTCCGTTCTCCTGAAGGCATTTCGAATGCGCCCTTCTGGGTCGAGATGCTGCTCGACAGTGAGATCGATGGCGAGAACACCGCCATGCGCGCAACCCTCGATCCCGGTACCGTGACACACTGGCATACGCATCCGCGCGGCCAGCTTCTTTATGTCCTCTCCGGCGTCGGTCTCGTGCAGCGGAAGGGTGAACCAGTCGAGGAAGTCAGAACCGGCGATGCAATATGGTTCGCGCCGGACGAGCTTCACTGGCACGGGGCAACAGCTCACAGCCCTTTCAGCTATCTCAGCATCCAGGGTTTTGAGAAGGGACGCTTCGTCGACTGGTCTGACAGAGAGAAGACAAAGCCATGA
- a CDS encoding tautomerase family protein, with protein sequence MPFARISLLKGKSPDYLRALSDSLHKAMVETFNVPPADRFQIIHQHEPGELIFDRNYLSGPRSDDFVLISITTGKPRTTEMRKAFFRRAAELLQQLPGLRPEDVMIVISTSEPDEWSFGDGLAQMAEPGWEARARGVPA encoded by the coding sequence ATGCCATTCGCTCGCATCTCCCTTCTGAAGGGCAAGTCACCGGACTATCTGCGTGCTCTCTCGGACAGCCTTCACAAGGCCATGGTGGAAACCTTCAATGTGCCGCCGGCCGACCGCTTCCAGATCATCCACCAGCATGAGCCGGGCGAACTGATCTTCGATCGCAATTACCTTTCCGGTCCGCGCTCGGATGATTTCGTGTTGATTTCGATCACGACCGGCAAACCGCGCACGACGGAAATGCGCAAGGCTTTCTTCCGCCGAGCCGCCGAATTGCTCCAACAATTGCCCGGCTTGCGCCCCGAAGACGTGATGATCGTCATCTCGACCAGCGAACCGGACGAATGGTCCTTCGGCGACGGCCTGGCACAAATGGCCGAACCCGGATGGGAGGCGCGCGCCAGGGGAGTTCCGGCATGA